TGCGCTCGGCCGACATCGGCGACATCGTGGTCACGGATGGCCCGGCGCTGGCCGGCATCCTCACCGACCGGGACATCGTGGTCCGGGCCGTGGCCGAGCGTCAGGATCCGACCCTCGTGACTGTTGGCTCGATCGCCAGCCGCGACCTGATCATGATCCAGCAGGATGCCAGCACTCAGGAGGCGGCCCGCCTGATGCGCGACCGCGCGGTGCGCCGGCTCCTCGTGTGCGACGCCGACCGCCAGCTGGTCGG
The window above is part of the Phytohabitans houttuyneae genome. Proteins encoded here:
- a CDS encoding CBS domain-containing protein; the encoded protein is MGIRTVADVMTRQVVYLPAETTVDEAAQAMRSADIGDIVVTDGPALAGILTDRDIVVRAVAERQDPTLVTVGSIASRDLIMIQQDASTQEAARLMRDRAVRRLLVCDADRQLVGVVSLGDLATYLDPSSALSDITEAAPNS